TTGATATTGCTTTTATTGCAATCCATTTGAAgctaattttaaaataaaaggtatcaaaaaattttaattcaaaatcacttttattcttacACAATGTCCATGAACTTTTATTTGTTCTATTACAAGTAGAGAAGTCACACTAATAATTTGATTGAAGTATACAAATTATTTTCTGGTCCTTCCTCTTTTTTGTGCCAGCCAGCTAGGTTACATGTTTGACCAAATGCTAAAGTTTTGATCTAGCCCCACTCTTACCTGGAAACTGCAATGCATCATAGTGGCCAAAGCCGTGATATAGAACATTGATAGGATTTTCCTTTCCGTATTCTTGCCCATATTCGGCTATAGTTATTAGGCCACCAGAATCCTTGTCGTGCATGAAGACTGTGATCGGCATCCTACAGTATAAAACCCTTTAAAATTAGAAAGTAGAAAGAATATACTTTCAAAATAAAAAGATCCAGAAGTCTGACTAATATCAAAACGGATAGACATTTGATTGCATGGCCAGATAGAGTTACATGTACTCGTACTCACTCAAAAGAATGCGTAGGAAGGGAAGAAAGAGATGTAACTTACTGAAGTACATGAGAAGCCATAAGTAATTCAGGCTCACCTCCCCATACATGCGGCTTTCTTATATTGAAGACATAAGTATCGAAATCACCTTCTATAAACCTAAACATAGATTAGGAACCCATCAGCATAACCAATTCATGGTTTtttaaaatcaacaaaagcaaTTAAGCGAAGTTGGGGATCGTTTAATTGTTCAAcaattaaaacataaattttaacCATGAAGAATGTACTTTTCACTTGTGTCTTTACTAGTATACCTGCATGAAGCAGGTTCTCCAATGCCTACATTGTTTTAGGGTCCCTATTGGCAGTTTTATATGTTCCTTTATGAACAGTTATAGTGTTGAACACCATAAAACTTTTGAGAGCAGTTCATCAGGTAATTTTAAACAAGTGATATCCAGACTCATTTATTAAAACTGTTCTGTAGCAATGCCCACATTGATTTGGGCTCTCGCAAGTCTTCAATACAAATATTCAATATAAAACAAGACCCTATGTAAAAGGAAATTTACTTTTAAAACTTTTAATAAGTTCATGGAAAACAATGCCAATGCAATAACTAAAGATTGTTGCCAGACTCACCATTCCGTCTCTTCTCTTCTTTTGATAAATTCATTAGCCACCTGGTAAATTTAGCAGATGTTAACTTGATTAATAAAGTTATCTTACAAACACACTAAAATAAAATGCACATAAAAAATTGACGTCAATGCCCCTTGATTAAGTAAAGCTAGGACAGAGTTGAAAGAGTATAACAGCTGCCCGTGTCCTTCAACTTTAATATCTTTGTTATAAAAACTATAAGTGGGGAAAATATGGTACCAAGTATCATCCTATTGTTTTGTAAAGATAGCAACTGTGGTACAACAAATAATCTTCTCATTCTTTGTATTAAACTTGAGGCCGAGAGAACTTACACTGGTGCGCAATTCATCGGCTAAATCTTTTTGAAGCCTCTCACTGGGAGCAGGTTTCCCTAATCGTACACAAGCACCATGAGCAACAGAACGGAACATGCATCTTCCATCTCCAGGTATACCTGAAAATGGACAAGGTATTAACACTACAGCGCTTACTTAAATCTATAGGAAATTTACTAGCAATTGTAAATAATTTACTCACCGATGATAGAATAGTCGGTGTAGACTTGTTTCCCATGTGAATGACTAACAGAAGGGGAACCACATTCTCCGTCCGCGTTTTTCTTAGCATGAAGCCCTTCAGCATTTACTGGTTCAGAAGTAGAATAAACCAAAAGTCCAACAATTAAACTAGCAGGAACAGACCCTTGCATCCAGGAAGAGGACCACACATTACATGTACTCTGGGGAGTTAACCGTTGTCTAGGAACTAAATTCCTCATCGATGTATATTCACAACACAGTGATCTATGTAGGTGTGTCTTCAGAGGGCATGTAGAATTGATTATAATCTTACCAGTCGACGTATTCATGTTCATCCTCTGTTTGGAGAAGCTAGGTCGAAAACTCCGTTTCTGGAACATTTCAAGGCCAGCCACAGGTAAAAAACGATTTGCCCTCGACATATCCAAATATCTGGGTTTAAAATTCTTAGACAAAATAGAAAAACATGAAGCTCCAGCTGATGCACGACACCTAGCACCTAATCTCCAGCTACTCATTCTTTTACACAAACAGCAACACGGAAGCAAGCAAAGATTTTCCCATAGCCTTACACCAATCCCAACAGACAAAAGCTATAAATTCTGCCAATTACATATTATTTCTATTAGCAGTAAGGTACTAATAATCTCAGCATAAAGAGCAACAATACTTAAATCACTGTTTTGTCGAATATATTGTCAATTCACAACCACAAATATCTGTAAATTAAAACACGAGCTCACAGCATTCCCCAATTTCACCAAATTGGAAAATATAGCAGAAGTTGAGAATCGaattaagaaaaaaaaaacaTATCCTTGATTGGTTAGAAATGCGAGTAATCAagaaagtgtgtgtgtgtgtgaaatGGGGGGATGCATAAATAAACTATAAAGAAAGAAAGAGGGAATTAAAGAACAGAAcaataaaatttgtataattCAAGTAAAGAATTAACCTTTGTTTAAACAACCACAAGAAGATGATGGAATGGGTTGAGACTTGAGACTCCGTTATCAACTTTAGGCAGCTATAAACTGAAGGTTCTAGCACCTCCGTCCTTTTTTTTCTTGCGATATATGCAGGTCAGGGTGTGTGTTTGTTGGCTTCTTATTCAACTTTTTTTATGGGTTAAATATTAAATTGGTCACTCAACTAAAAGTCAGATATCAGTTTAATCATTAAaattaacggggtatcatttgaattactaaagtcataataaatatcatacatatacctcaaaatatgtgctcaagaattaaaatttattttatggagttctatatatttttcttgatacatattacaaccaaatgaaaatatatgaattctagtattttctataatataataagattttttaaaatttatctactatttatttttaattttgtagtcatttgctttatttaaataaaaataattagtagataaattttcaaaaatcgcaaaatatcatctaaaatactatgaattcataatttttcatttggttacaataagattttaaaaaaaatgtttagaactccataaaa
The sequence above is drawn from the Apium graveolens cultivar Ventura chromosome 2, ASM990537v1, whole genome shotgun sequence genome and encodes:
- the LOC141707780 gene encoding OVARIAN TUMOR DOMAIN-containing deubiquitinating enzyme 4-like isoform X1 produces the protein MSSWRLGARCRASAGASCFSILSKNFKPRYLDMSRANRFLPVAGLEMFQKRSFRPSFSKQRMNMNTSTGKIIINSTCPLKTHLHRSLCCEYTSMRNLVPRQRLTPQSTCNVWSSSWMQGSVPASLIVGLLVYSTSEPVNAEGLHAKKNADGECGSPSVSHSHGKQVYTDYSIIGIPGDGRCMFRSVAHGACVRLGKPAPSERLQKDLADELRTSVANEFIKRREETEWFIEGDFDTYVFNIRKPHVWGGEPELLMASHVLQMPITVFMHDKDSGGLITIAEYGQEYGKENPINVLYHGFGHYDALQFPGKSGARSKL
- the LOC141707780 gene encoding OVARIAN TUMOR DOMAIN-containing deubiquitinating enzyme 4-like isoform X2, which translates into the protein MSSWRLGARCRASAGASCFSILSKNFKPRYLDMSRANRFLPVAGLEMFQKRSFRPSFSKQRMNMNTSTVNAEGLHAKKNADGECGSPSVSHSHGKQVYTDYSIIGIPGDGRCMFRSVAHGACVRLGKPAPSERLQKDLADELRTSVANEFIKRREETEWFIEGDFDTYVFNIRKPHVWGGEPELLMASHVLQMPITVFMHDKDSGGLITIAEYGQEYGKENPINVLYHGFGHYDALQFPGKSGARSKL